Within the Polaribacter pectinis genome, the region AATAACAATAAAAACAATAGAGCAACAAACAATAGATGTGCAACATGCAGATTTATTCGGACGCTTAATGGTGCAAGATTTAGATGGTAGGATGAAACCTATTAATACGTTAGCATCAGAGTTTTTAAGAAAACTATCTCGAAAGCCTTATTTTAAATTCACTAAAAATGGCGAGTCAATTTCACTAAATGCGAATCAAGCTTTTTTGGCAATGCAAGCCGCAGCAAATGTTTGGCAATACATACCAATTATAAAAGTGGATATAGAAAAAGGAGGAGATTTATTTTCTGAATTAAAAATTAGCGAAGATAGTTGTGTTTCTTTTATTGGCTTGTTAGATGCAGATGGCAATTATAAACTAAAGGAAGTTGCAGAGGAAGCAAACAAGAAAAAACCAGCAGAAAGAAGTGAGTTTGATAAAGAAGTTTTAAAAGTAGATGAGCGATTTAATATTTTATACAATGTTTTTTCTGGAAATTATTTAAAAATTTTCCCAAATAAAAATGATGAAAATAATAAATGGCATAGTCCAACACACGATTTTAAAGATTTTCCATTAGAAGATGGCGAATTTGCAAAAAGTATTACTGCTACTTATTTTAAAGATGTAAACTTAAAAAAATGGGTAGCTGCAAGTGAAAAATTAGAATATATTAAAAAGTATCAAGACGTTCTTGGTGCAGATATTATACCAAGCAGACAACGTATAGAAGCAGAATTGTGGTACAACCAATTAAATTTAAACTTTTGGTTGTTTCAACTCTATTTTTTTATTGGTTTTATCATGTTAGTTATTTCATTAATTAAAATATTTACAACAAATAAAGTATTAGATTTTGTTTGGAACTCATCTATTATTATAACACTTTTAAGTTTTATTGTATTGACTGGTAACATTATTTTAAGATGGTATATTTCTGGTCACGCACCTTGGAGTAATGGTTACGAAATGTTAGTTTTTGTAGCTTGGACCTTACTTTTATGTGGTTTAATAACTTTTAGACAATCAGATTTTTCTTTGCCATTAGCAACACTTTTTACTGGAGCTTTACTCTTTGTAAGTTATTTAGATTGGTTAAGTCCAGAAATAACAAACTTAATGCCGGTCTTAAAATCTTTTTGGTTAAAAGTACATGTGGCAACCATTGTAAGTAGTTATGCACCTTTAGCTTTATCTGCAGTTTTAGGTTTTATGGCGCTTTTATTAATTATATTTAGAACACAAAAAACCAAAAAAGTAATTAATATTAAAATAAAAGAGCTTACTTATATTAACGAAATTTCGATGACCATTGGATTGTTTGTGTTAACTGTAGGTACTTTTTTAGGTGGCGTTTGGGCAAATGAATCTTGGGGAAGATATTGGGCATGGGACCCAAAAGAAACTTGGGCTTTAATTAGTATCATTGTATATGCAATTGTATTGCATTTGCGCTTAATACCAGGTTTAAAAAGTAGGTTTGTATTAAATGCAGTTAGCGTTTTTGCATTTGCCTCTATAATAATGACATCTTTTGGTGTAAATTATTATCTATCTGGTTTGCATAGTTATGCAGCAGGAGATCCATTACCAATTCCAAAATTTATCTATGTTTTAGGAGCTGTTGTAATTTTAGTAACACTATTGGCATATTTTAGAAAACGAAGTTTCGAAAAGAAGTAATAACTAATTCTAATTGTTTCTTAACGAATTCTAATTTATCAATTTTTAAGGTAATTAAAATGCTATTTTTGAGTTGTATAATTAAATGTACTTCTTATGAAACTCAAAAAGGCACTTCCATTTGCGCTAATTTTTTTATTAATTTTCTCTTGTAAAAAAGAGGAAATTAAGACAGATAATATCTTCAAATTTAAAGAATACATTAGTTATACAACTTCTGGTGTTGTTTCTGTAGCCAATACTATTGAAGTAAATCTTGCAAAAGAAGTAGAAAGTTGGGAACCAAATACAGAAGTAACTTCAGAAATTATTTCTGTAAAACCATTTGTAAACGGAAAAATTAAAACGATTAATAAGCACGCCTTTGTTTTTATTCCTGATGAAAATTTAGATTCAGATACAGAATATGCTGTAACCGTAAAGCTGAACGAAATTTATAAGAATACTACCCAAGAATTTAAAAATTACACGTTTCAATTTAAAACAATTGCACCTAATTTTAATATTCAAACTAATAATTTACAATCGTATTCTGCAGCATATCAATATTTAGAAGGTGTTGTAAAATCGGCAGATGTAATTTCTTTAGATAATGCAAAAAAGCTGATAGAAGCTACACAAAAAGGAACTCAAAAAAATATAGTTTGGAACGAATCTTTTCAACAAGGAAAAGTTTTTGAATTTAAAATTGACAGCATTCAACGTTTTGTAGATGATTCTAAATTAGAAATTTCTTGGAACGGAAAACCAATAAATGCAGAATCAGAAGGAGAAAATGAGCTTCTAATTCCTGGTAAAAATAATTTTAAGGTTGTTAGCTTAAAAGTGAACAATAGCACAGAACAATATATTTCCATCAACTTTTCTGATCGATTAAAAAAACAACAAAACTTCGATGGTTTGGTAACCATTCAGAATGTAAAAAAGCCACGTTTTATTGTGAACGGAAATGAATTAAAAGTGTTTTCTGAAAACAAATTTCAAGGAAATATTTTGGTTTCTGTTTTTGAAGGAATTAAAAATTCTGAAGATTATAAACTGAAATCAAACTTTAAAGAAACCATTACTTTCGAGCAAAAGAAACCACAAATTAGAGCCATTTCTAACGGAACAATTTTACCAAATTCTAATGATTTAAAATTCAATTTCGAAGCAATTAATGTAAAAGAAGTAGATGTAAGAATTATAAAAATTTATGAAGATAATGTGTTGCAGTTTTTGCAAGATAATAATCTTAACAGTTCTAATGAATATGCTATAAAAAGAGTTGGTAGAAGAGTTGCAAAAGAAACAATTACATTAATTAAAGATGAAGAAAATAACACTCAAAAATGGAAAGCGTATAGTGTAGATTTAGCTAAAATGATAGAGACAGAACCTGGAGCTATTTACAGAATAGAATTGAGTTTTAATAAAAATCAGGTTATTTATGACTGCGAAAATGTCTCTTCATCTTCAGTAAATAGCAATGATTTTGAAGAAGAATATTATGAAAGTGATTATGAGGATTTAAGTGAAGTTGAAGACCAAGAAGAAAGAGAAAAATTATATTGGGACAATAAGTTGTATAGTTATAAAAACTATAATTATAATTGGAGAGAAAGAGACAATCCTTGTCACGAATCTTATTATAATAATAAAATTATTTCTAATAATTTATTGGCATCAAATTTGGGGATTATTGCTAAAAAAGGAGATAATAATGAGTACTTTTTTGCGGTAACTAATATTTTAAATACCAAGCCAATAGTTGGTGCAAGTATTAAATTATTCAATTTTCAGCAGCAAGAAATTTTATCAACCAAAACAGATTCTGATGGTTTTGCAACCATAGAAACCTCTAAAAATGTTGCTTTTGCAGTAGTTTACAAAAACAACAATA harbors:
- the ccsA gene encoding cytochrome c biogenesis protein CcsA, translated to MNKFNRFLSSPKLAVLLLFTFAFSMALATFIENDYGTATAWKIIYNAWWFEMVMVGLGISFLMNIFKYKLLRKEKWAILLFHISFIIILIGAGITRYVSEGGIMRIREGASSNVIISSTNYLHIHLSDGKTSKSVRKQVNFSPISDNSFTINTDFNNEPITISYKNFVADAIPRIVDVEEGGKAMIEMIVSAGNGRETVFLERGEIEAVGEHQHKIGFEVDQKGVINITEKNGVLSVLSPRKLSVFEMATEKASVIVKDSLQTLNLRTLYRDGDASFVPLSFHENGKIELVSGSEKPKDNDEIKDDALVVEVASKGVAKEQTILYREGFLPIEHHLEMNGLNVALSYGAEPIIIPFSIHLDDFQLERYPGSTSPSAYASEVQVIDKENNEHFAQRIFMNNVLDYKGYRFFQASYDTDELGTVLAVNYDWLGTNVTYLGYILMIIGMFFTLFTKGSYFTVINKKLKKLQNTATVVLLMLLSLVSYGQDKSPEITIKTIEQQTIDVQHADLFGRLMVQDLDGRMKPINTLASEFLRKLSRKPYFKFTKNGESISLNANQAFLAMQAAANVWQYIPIIKVDIEKGGDLFSELKISEDSCVSFIGLLDADGNYKLKEVAEEANKKKPAERSEFDKEVLKVDERFNILYNVFSGNYLKIFPNKNDENNKWHSPTHDFKDFPLEDGEFAKSITATYFKDVNLKKWVAASEKLEYIKKYQDVLGADIIPSRQRIEAELWYNQLNLNFWLFQLYFFIGFIMLVISLIKIFTTNKVLDFVWNSSIIITLLSFIVLTGNIILRWYISGHAPWSNGYEMLVFVAWTLLLCGLITFRQSDFSLPLATLFTGALLFVSYLDWLSPEITNLMPVLKSFWLKVHVATIVSSYAPLALSAVLGFMALLLIIFRTQKTKKVINIKIKELTYINEISMTIGLFVLTVGTFLGGVWANESWGRYWAWDPKETWALISIIVYAIVLHLRLIPGLKSRFVLNAVSVFAFASIIMTSFGVNYYLSGLHSYAAGDPLPIPKFIYVLGAVVILVTLLAYFRKRSFEKK